ATTGCAAATACTATAGCAAGCACAGATGCAGATGCCCCAATCGCTAATGAATTTACTTTAAGACTATAAAAAACAGGAAATAAATTAAAAGCAATTATATATATTACACCCCCAATTATTCCCCCCATTAAATATGTTGAAAATAATTGTTTTTGTGATAAGTATTGAATGAATATTTTACCACCAAAATATAAGCAGAATAAATTAATTAATAGATGTAAAAGGTCTACATGAGTAAACATATACGAAATCAATGTCCAAGGTCTTTTGCTTAGTATTTCTAAATTCGATGAAACACCCAAATAATAAATAATATTATCTTCTTTTTCTAGTAAAAAATTTGTTACATGAACTAGATTTATTATTACAAATACAAAGATATTAGCATATATAATTGTTGTAAATAAGTTATTACTTTTCATTGTTTTAGAAAATATCATTTTATAAATTTTTCCATTGCCAATATTTAATGATAATGAATCCAAAAATCATCCCCCCTAAATGAGCAAAATGGGCAATATTATCATTATCTTGGATACCAAGATATAATTCTACTAAACCATAAATAAGTACAAAATATTTAGCTTTTATTGGAAATGGGAAGAATAAAAACATTAATAATGCATTAGGAAACAAAACCCCAAATGCTAAAAGCAATCCAAACAATGCACCTGATGCACCAACAACAGGAGTGTTATATAGACTATTTAATTTGCGCATATTTTGGTTAATATAATTTTTTCCCTCGTTTAGTATCAAGTGCCCCTCTTCGAATACAGTATTTATATTATCATAGTTCATTGTGTTTTCAAGAATTTTAATTTGCCAATGAATAATTGTAAAATGTAAAAATGCAGCACCTAATCCAGTTAAAAGGTAATAGTTTAAAAATCTTTTTGATCCCCATAAATTTTCTAATTGTGACCCAAACATCCAAACTGCAAACATGTTGAATGCAATATGTGTAAAACTTCCATGCATAAACATATGTGAAATAATTTGCCATGTTTCAAAGTTTTTAGAAGTCCAATAATATAGTCCAAGAATTTTTCTTAAATCAATACCAGAACTCCACAAGGTTAGGGTTGCTAAAAATAGTAACCCATTAATAATTAAAATATTCTTAACAACTGGCGGTAAAATAGAAAATTTTTGAGGTTGAAAAAACGACATTTTAGTTGAAAATTTTATTTGGTTCTACAGAAATAACAGACGGTTTGCCATCAATGCCGATAAACGGGATCTCACATTTCATAAGTTTATTAATTAATCTAATTAATAAATCTTTATTATTAGGATATTTTTCGTGTGTTGTTTTTTGATAGGTAATTTTTTTTGCAATCTCCTTGGTTATTTGGTTATCAGTAATTGTATTTGATTTTTTTATTGATTCAATGATTAGTTCAATAAATTCTTGAGTTTCATCTTGATTTAAATAAAATGGTATTCCACTAATTATAATATTTTCTTTTTCAATACTCTGAATTTTATAGCCTAAATTTTCAATAGTAGTATTGTTCTCCTTCATAATTTGCATATCGATTGCATTCAATTCCACAGTTGTTGGATTTATAGTTAATTGGCTATTTATTTCTCGATTATTCAAAGATTGAATTGTTTGGTCATAAATAATCCGTTCTATTGCTTTTTTCTTATCAATAAGATTAATGATATTATCATGATTTATTTTAAATAAGGCATATCGATTATCAATATTAAATACTTCATATATATCACTTGTGTTTTCTTCTTTAAATAATTTTTGAATATTTTGTGTATTTTCTTTGTCTCTAGCAAATTTTTTCCTAAATGGATTGAAGTCACTATTGACATTTATTTTCGGCTCTTTAGGCGGATTATTTTGTATGTGTATAGGAACCTCAAAACTTTTTTCAATCGAAAAATCTAAACTTGGTTTTATATTGGACATACCAATTGTTCTTTTACATGCAGATTTAAGAATTTGATAAATAGATTTCTCGTCTTCGAATTTGACTTCAGTTTTATTAGGGTGTACATTTACATCGATATATTGATGGTCTATATTTAGAAAAATAAAATAGGAAGGATGTTGATCTGTTTGAATTAGATCGGCCATAGATTCTTTAATAGCATGATTTAAATATGGCGATCTAATAAATCTATTATTTACAAATAAGTACTGTTCGCCCCTTGTTTTTTTAGCGTCTAATGGATTTCCAAGGAAACCATCAATTGCAACTATAGTAGTCTGTTCTTTAATTTGTAGTATTTTTTGCTTGTATCTTCTACCAAATAACTGAATAATTCTGTTTTTAAAATTTTCAATCGAGAGATTATATAATTGTTTACCATCATTTGTGAATTGAAAATTGATATGATGATGAGAAAGAGCTATTTGTATAAATGTCTCTATAATGTGTTTTAATTCTATCTTNTNNGATTTTAAAAAGTTTNTTCTTGCAGGTATATTAAAAAAAAGATTTTTAACAATTATGGATGTGCCTCTTTTACATGCAGTTTGTGTGATCTTATTTATTTTTGAATTATCAATACAAATAAGAGTTCCAATTTCTTCATCNTGGGTTTTTGTTTTTAATTCGACCTCTGCTACCGAAGCAATAGATGCAAGAGCTTCACCTCTAAAACCCATGGTGGATATTTTAGTAATATCGTCG
The window above is part of the Flavobacteriales bacterium TMED191 genome. Proteins encoded here:
- a CDS encoding rhomboid family intramembrane serine protease codes for the protein MSFFQPQKFSILPPVVKNILIINGLLFLATLTLWSSGIDLRKILGLYYWTSKNFETWQIISHMFMHGSFTHIAFNMFAVWMFGSQLENLWGSKRFLNYYLLTGLGAAFLHFTIIHWQIKILENTMNYDNINTVFEEGHLILNEGKNYINQNMRKLNSLYNTPVVGASGALFGLLLAFGVLFPNALLMFLFFPFPIKAKYFVLIYGLVELYLGIQDNDNIAHFAHLGGMIFGFIIIKYWQWKNL
- a CDS encoding rhomboid family intramembrane serine protease; this translates as MIFSKTMKSNNLFTTIIYANIFVFVIINLVHVTNFLLEKEDNIIYYLGVSSNLEILSKRPWTLISYMFTHVDLLHLLINLFCLYFGGKIFIQYLSQKQLFSTYLMGGIIGGVIYIIAFNLFPVFYSLKVNSLAIGASASVLAIVFAIATYVPNYSISLMLIGSIKLKHIAISVLIIDILSIPQGNAGGHIAHIGGALYGYVYIVLYKRNFNSNYLVENIIELISYSPKYIHKKKENDYEYNARKRKEEMEIDKILEKISRSGYDSLSKQEKDILFKNR
- the mutL gene encoding DNA mismatch repair endonuclease MutL, with the protein product MKQTIQILKDNVINQIAAGEVIQRPSSIIKELLENSIDAQANNIHXIIKKSGKGLIQIIDNGIGMNIQDAKVCFIKHATSKIESTDDITKISTMGFRGEALASIASVAEVELKTKTXDEEIGTLICIDNSKINKITQTACKRGTSIIVKNLFFNIPARXNFLKSXKIELKHIIETFIQIALSHHHINFQFTNDGKQLYNLSIENFKNRIIQLFGRRYKQKILQIKEQTTIVAIDGFLGNPLDAKKTRGEQYLFVNNRFIRSPYLNHAIKESMADLIQTDQHPSYFIFLNIDHQYIDVNVHPNKTEVKFEDEKSIYQILKSACKRTIGMSNIKPSLDFSIEKSFEVPIHIQNNPPKEPKINVNSDFNPFRKKFARDKENTQNIQKLFKEENTSDIYEVFNIDNRYALFKINHDNIINLIDKKKAIERIIYDQTIQSLNNREINSQLTINPTTVELNAIDMQIMKENNTTIENLGYKIQSIEKENIIISGIPFYLNQDETQEFIELIIESIKKSNTITDNQITKEIAKKITYQKTTHEKYPNNKDLLIRLINKLMKCEIPFIGIDGKPSVISVEPNKIFN